The genome window ATAGTATTTTGTTTCAAGTTTCAGGTTTCAAGTTTCAGGTTTCAGGTTTTGGCACGCGAATGAAACGGGTCCGCCTGGGCGAATCAATGGTTTTAGCTATTTTTCAACACATAGACACATTAGATTAGCTTTGTCTCTATTTTTAGGCGTTTCACTAGACATAACTCACATTAGATTTGTAATGTTTTTGTTTCAGGTTTCAGGTTTCAAGTTTCAGGTTTCAAGTTTGTTTGCTATGACCCATTACCTATAACCAAATACCTATCACCTATAACTCATTATCTAAACAATTCCCAGTCTACTTTTAAAGAGAAAATATTGGAATACAAAGCCGCACTTTGGTCGCCTAAATCGGTTAAAGCGTAATCTACTTGAATGCCTTTGTATTTGAATCCTAATCCGATATTGGGTTGAAAACTTAGTTTGCTTGAATTGTCTATTTGTGTAATTTGTTGAAAATTTCCAACTCCTGCTCTTAGATATACCAAATCAATATATCCAAATTCCAATCCCAATGCTGGATCAATACTTACGGTGTTGGTTGAAACTATATCGTTAGTTCGGGTAAATTGCATGTTTAAATTGGTAGCTGCTAACAAGCTGTAATCATAGCGGATTATCCATTTTTTGGACATACCTAATTGTGCTTTCGGTAATGTAATTTCGCTGGTTTCTGGTAATTCTTGATTTTCTCCTGGAATGGCATCGGCGATTTCTTGATATTTTGCTTCGTCGATGGTCCAAGTATTGTAGGTAGTAGTAATATCGCGAATCATTAAACCAAATTTCCAATCCTCATCATCGCTGATGTACTGAATTCCTAAATCCAATCCAAATCCCCAAGAATTAGCAAAATCTCCAATAATTCTTCTAATTACTTTTGCATTTACACCATAATTTAAGCCTTCGATAGGTAAACTTCTAGCATAAGAAACGGTTAAGCCGTAATCGGCAGTAGAGAAAAGAGAAATTCTATTGTAATCAATGTTGCCTTCGCTATCGATTAATTGGGTCGTATTCAAGATGTCGTCAACCCCAAAACGAATTAACGAAATTCCCACCGCACTTCTGTCATCAATTGGCATAGCGAAGCCGGCATAATCGTATTGGGCAATATTCGCAAAATAATTTGCATGCATTAAAGCGAATTGTTTGTCTTCTAATTTTAATAAACCAGCAGGATTCCAATAGCCTGAGTTCACATCCCCTGTATGGGATACCACCGCATTAGACATTCCCAAAGCCGCAGCGTCTACTCCAATATTCATGAATTCGTTGGAATATTTTCGAACGGTTTGGCCATATGCCATCCAGCTAAAGCAAATTAGAAAATATAAAGTGGTCTTTTTCAATGCCAATTTTTTTTACAAAGATGAAATAAATTTCTCAAATAGTAAACTCTAAAAGTATTAACTTATTGTATTACCTTTGTTCTAAATTCGTAAAGTCTTGTAAGATTTTTTTAAACGTTTATTTATGCAGATTAAAAAACACATCCCAAACGCTATCACGCTATTGAACTTATCCACTGGTTTATTAGCTATTATTGCCATTTTTAGAGGTTATTTTGATGAAGCCTTTATTTTTGTTTGTTTGGGGATTTTTCTTGATTTTTGGGATGGATTTTTAGCTAGAAAATTCAATGTAGCAGGTCCTTTAGGCGTGCAGTTGGATTCTTTAGCTGATATGGTTACTTGTGGTGTAGTTCCAGGTTTGATGATGTTTCGTTTGTTTGAAGATATTCAGCAAACCCAACCCGAGTACATGTTAACAGAAGAAACGTTTTATATGGGATTTGTTCCTTATTTGGGCTTTTTAATCACCATTGCCTCCTGTTATCGTTTGGCAAATTTTAATATCGATACGCGTCAAACAGATTCTTTTATAGGATTACCAACACCAGCAAATGCTTTAGTCATCATGAGCATTCCGATGATTCAGTATGCAAATGATTTTGAAATGTTGACGGCTATTTTATACAATCCTTATGTTTTACTAGTAATTACATTAATTAGTGCTTATATTTTAAATGCCGAAATTCCCTTGTTTTCTTTGAAAATTAAAGAATTTACTTGGTCAAAATATAAAATGCAAATCCTATTTTTAATTGGTTCTTTGGTGTCCTTTTTTATTCTAGGTTTTGTAGCTATTCCTTTGATTATCATTAGTTATGTGCTAGTGTCGGTAATCAGTAATAAAATGACGGCTAAGTCGTAATGGCGTCCACAAGTTACAGAAGAAAACCTCTTTCTAAAAGAAAATCCAATAGTACCAATAAATGGATTTTCTACTTTATTTCTTTTGTTTTGTTGCTCTTTGTTGCGATTGGAATTTATAAATTTCGCGATGGATTTCTCTATTATTTAGGTTTTAAAACCGATAAAAATGTAGCCGCACTTTCTAAAGAAGAACGAAAATTAGCCGACATCCGAATTTATGAAGTGTTGCACAAACACGATGAAAAAGCTATAGGTTTTGATGTTTCGGAATATCAAAGTGAAATCGATTGGGAACAAACCTATCACATTGATGAATCGTTTGAATTGTCTTTTGTTTTTATTCGTGCTACTGCTGGAAAAAATAAGGTAGATTCAAGATTCAAAGAGAATTGGAAAGCTTCAAAAGAACGTCAACTCATTCGCGGCGCTTATCATTATTATCGTCCCAACGAAAATTCTATCGAACAAGCCAATAACTTTATCAAAAACGTAAAACTAGAAAAAGGCGATTTGCCGCCTGTTTTAGATATTGAAAAATTACCTAAATCGCAATCAATTGATAGTTTAAAAGTAGGATTACGTCGCTGGTTGAAAAAGGTAGAAAAGCATTATAAAGTCAAGCCCATAATTTATTCCGGAGAAAGTTATTACAATGATTTTTTAAAAAAAGAGTTTTCGGATTATCCGCTTTGGATTGCCAATTATAATTTTTGGCGCAATCATTTAGAAGACGATTGGTTGTTTTGGCAATTCACCGAGAAAGCCCAAATTCAAGGAATTGAAGGTATGGTGGATGTGAATATTTTTAATGGCGATAAGAATAAGTTGTTGTTGAAGTGTATTCGATGATTAAAATTACATATAAAAAAATCCCTCAAATAGATTGAGGGATTTTTTTATTCTTCTTTATTCAAATTCAATTCGCCTTTACCGTGAATGATAGTGGTTTTTGGAGCTTCAAAATCGATTTTAGTTCTTCTTAATTCGAAGTTTTGACCTAGATAAACACGTCTTACTACTTCATCTGACGCTAGTTCCTCAGGTTTTCCGGCTTTCAGAATTCCACCTTCAAACATTAAATAGGTTTTATCCGTAATTGCTAAAGTTTCTTGAACGTTATGGTCCGTAATTAAAATCCCGATATTTTTGTTTTTTAATTGGGCTACAATTCGTTGAATGTCTTCTACCGCTACAGGGTCAACTCCAGCAAAAGGTTCGTCCAAAAGGATAAATTTTGGATCGGTTGCTAAAGCACGTGCAATCTCCGTACGGCGACGTTCTCCTCCTGAAAGCAAATCACCACGGTTGGTTCTGATGTGTTCTAATGCAAATTCTGCAATTAATTCTTCCATTTTAGCTTCTTGTTCAGCTTTAGAAAGCGTTGTTAACTGCAAAACACTCAAAATATTATCTTCAATACTCAATTTTCTAAAAACAGAAGCTTCTTGTGCCAAATAGCCAATCCCGTGTTGGGCACGTTTGTACATTGGGAAATTTGTAATATCCATATCGTCTAAATAGATATTCCCGCTGTTTGGTTTTACTAAACCTACAATCATGTAGAACGAAGTGGTTTTTCCGGCTCCATTTGGACCCAATAAACCCACGATTTCCCCTTGATTTACTTCTACGGAAATCCCTTTAACTACACTTCTTTTTTTATAGGTTTTAACTAAATTTTCTGCTCTTAATTTCATTCTAAGGTTTAAATGTTTAGAAGTTTAATTGTTTAATTGATTTACAAATAAACAAAAAACAAACTGTACTTTTTTAGTTTTAACGTCAATTTTAGAAAACTGTAGACTGCGACCGAGACTGCTTACTGAGCACTTTCTTCTAGCGCTTCCCAAAATTCGTAAGCTCTTCTTAAATGAGGGATTACAATAGTTCCACCAACTAATGTGGCAATTCCCATCGCTTCCATCATCTCTTCTTTGTTTACGCCATTTTTATAAGCTGTTTCTAAATGATATTTGATACAATCATCACAACGTAAAACAGCTGAAGCTACTAATCCAAGTAATTCTTTCGTTTTTACATCTAAAGCACCTTCCATGTAGGCATTGGTGTCTACATTGAAAATTCTTTTGATAACTTTATTGTTGTCTGCTAATAATTTTTCGTTCATTTTAGAACGATAATCATTAAATTCTTTTACTAAATCTGCCATTTTTTATGCTTTTAATTTTTCTTTTTCTTGACTTCTAACTACTAAAACACTTATAAGGATACTTGCTTCATATAATATCATGATTGGAATTGCAACAATAACCTGACTAATAACGTCTGGAGGTGTTATAATTGCTGATAAAATTAAAACAATTACTAAAGTGTATTTTCTGTATTTTCTTAAAAATTCTGGGTTTACCAATCCTATTTTTGTTAAAAAGAAAATAATTATAGGTAATTCAAATAGTAATCCGCTCGCTATTGCAGATGTTTTCATTAAGCTAATATAGGAATCAATATCAATCGAATTATTGATTTCTGGACTCACTATATAACTAGCGAAAAATTGTACCGATAAAGGCGCTATTAAATAGTAACCAAATAAGACACCAATAAAAAACAAAAAGGAAGAAATAATAATGAATGAAACTGCATATTTTTTCTCTTTTTCATACAAAGCTGGACTAATGAATTTCCAAAGTTCCCATAAGAAGAAAGGAAATGCAAAAATGAATCCTACTGTTATTGATGTCCACATGTGCATTGAAAACTGACCTCCCATTTCTCTGTTTTGAATAGGAAGATTTATTTCGGTAACACACATGGTTTCTTCCAAGTTGAATTGTTTGCCTAAATCACAAAAGAATTGATAGGTAATAAAATCTGGGCTTTTTGGACCAAAAATAATTTCATTAAAAATAAAATCGCTGAAGAAAAAAGCCACTACACTGCAAATTAATATTGCAGCTGAAGTTCTAACTAATAACCAACGTAATTCTTCAAGATGATCTAAAAAAGACATCTCTTTTATGTTTTTATCTGCCATTATACGATTCCTTCTTTTAAAATATCGTGTAAGTGTAGTATTCCTTTGTATTCGTTATCGTCAATTACTACTAATTGCGTAATCGAATTGTTTTCTAAAATATTTAATGCTTCAGAAACTAAAATAGTAGAATTGATGTTTTTGGGATTTTTAGTCATGATATCTTGTGCTGTTAAATCGGCAAAAGTATCTCTGTTGTTTAGCATTCTACGGATATCTCCATCCGTTACAATTCCAACTACTGTATTGTTGTCAACTACAGCGGTAACACCCAAACGTTTTTCTGAGATTTCCATGATTACTTTTTTGATAGAAGCATCTGGACTAACCATAGGTTTGTGAGTTGTGTCCAACATATCTTTTACGCGTAATAGAAGTTTTTTACCTAAAGCACCTCCAGGATGATAAACTGCAAAATCTTCACTTTTAAAGTTGCGCATTTCCATTAAGCAAACAGCTAAAGCATCACCAAGAACAAGTTGTGCAGTTGTACTGTTAGTTGGTGCTAAGTTGTTTGGACAAGCTTCATTTTCAACATAAGCGTGTAAAATATAATGTGATTCTTTTCCTAAAAATGAGTTTTTATCAGCTGTCATTCCAATTAAAGTATTACCAAAACGCTTTAATAACGGAGCTAAAACTTTAATTTCAGGACTGTTGCCACTTTTAGAAATACAAATGATAATATCTTCTGGTTGTACCATTCCTAAGTCGCCATGAACTGCTTCAGCTGCATGTAAAAACATTGAAGGTGTTCCTGTAGAATTTAACGTGGCTACAATTTTTTGAGCTATCAAAGCACTCTTGCCAATGCCAGTTACTACTAGTCTTCCTTTGGTATTATAAATTTCTGTAACACTTTTTGCAAAGTCATCATCAAGGTAATTTACAAGATTTGCAATGCTTTTACTTTCGTCAAGTAAAGTCCTTTTTGCGGTAGCTAAAATCGTATCAGTTGTGCTCAAAATTGAAATATTAAAAAATTTGTATGTGTAAAAGAAAATTGTATCTTTATGTTTGCAAATTTAGGTAAAATCATATTAATAGAGAATGAATCCAAACGAAATTGATTTACATAAAGAATTAAAGAAATATTTTGGTTTTAACCAGTTCAAAGGTCTTCAAGAACAGGTTGTTAAAAGTATTATTACAGGAAATAATACTTTTGTTATTATGCCAACAGGTGGAGGAAAGTCGTTATGTTATCAATTACCGGCTTTAGTGCTTGATGGAACTGCAATTGTTGTTTCTCCACTTATTGCCTTAATGAAAAACCAAGTTGATGCTATTCGAAGCTTGAGTTCTGAGTCTGGAATTGCACACGTTTTAAACTCATCTTTAAATAAAACAGAGATTGCTAAAGTAAAAAAAGACATTACTTCAGGAATCACTAAATTGTTATATGTTGCTCCAGAATCGTTAACAAAAGAAGAATATATTGAATTTTTAAATAGCGTAAAATTATCTTTTGTTGCTATTGATGAAGCACACTGTATTTCAGAATGGGGGCATGATTTTCGCCCAGAATATAGAAACTTAAGAAATATTGTTCGTTTATTAGGCGACGTTCCAATGATTGGATTAACCGCTACGGCAACTCCAAAAGTACAAGAAGATATCTTGAAGAATTTGGATATGCCAGATGCAAATACGTTTAAAGCTTCATTTAATCGTCCTAATTTATATTACGAAGTACGTACAAAAACGAAAAATGTTGAATCAGATATTATTCGTTTTATAAAACAACATAAAGGGAAATCGGGAGTAATCTATTGTTTGTCACGTAAAAAAGTAGAAGAAATTGCTCAGGTTTTACAAGTAAACGGAATTAGTGCTGTGCCTTATCATGCAGGTTTAGATGCTAAAACACGCGCTAAACATCAAGATATGTTTTTGATGGAAGATGTTGAGGTTGTAGTGGCAACGATTGCTTTTGGTATGGGAATCGATAAGCCCGATGTTCGTTATGTAATTCATCATGATATTCCAAAATCACTAGAAAGTTATTATCAAGAAACGGGTCGTGCTGGTCGCGATGGAGGAGAAGGACACTGTTTGGCGTACTATTCCTATAAAGATATTGAGAAGCTAGAAAAATTCCTTTCAGGAAAACCAGTTGCCGAACAAGAAATAGGTTTTGCTTTGTTACAAGAAGTGGTTGCTTATGCAGAAACGTCAATGTCGCGTCGTAAGTTTTTGCTACACTATTTTGGTGAAGAATTTGACGATGTAAACGGAGAAGGTGCTGATATGGATGACAACGTTCGTAATCCTAAGAAAAAAGTTGAAGCGCAAGATCAAGTAGTTACCTTGTTAAAAATGGTTCGCGATACCAAACAATTATTCAAGTCAAAAGAAGTTGTTTTGGCATTAGTTGGTAAGGTAAATGCAATTATTAAAGCACAAAAAATAGATACGCAATCTTATTTTGGAAGCGGTTCGGGTTTCGATGAAAAATATTGGATGGCACTTATTCGTCAGGTTTTAGTTGCGGGACTTCTTACAAAAGATATTGAAACCTATGGTGTGTTGAAAATGTCTGAAAAAGGAGAAGCATTTATCAAAAAACCAGAATCGTTTATGATGTC of Flavobacterium channae contains these proteins:
- a CDS encoding putative type IX sorting system protein PorV2, translated to MKKTTLYFLICFSWMAYGQTVRKYSNEFMNIGVDAAALGMSNAVVSHTGDVNSGYWNPAGLLKLEDKQFALMHANYFANIAQYDYAGFAMPIDDRSAVGISLIRFGVDDILNTTQLIDSEGNIDYNRISLFSTADYGLTVSYARSLPIEGLNYGVNAKVIRRIIGDFANSWGFGLDLGIQYISDDEDWKFGLMIRDITTTYNTWTIDEAKYQEIADAIPGENQELPETSEITLPKAQLGMSKKWIIRYDYSLLAATNLNMQFTRTNDIVSTNTVSIDPALGLEFGYIDLVYLRAGVGNFQQITQIDNSSKLSFQPNIGLGFKYKGIQVDYALTDLGDQSAALYSNIFSLKVDWELFR
- a CDS encoding CDP-alcohol phosphatidyltransferase family protein; this encodes MQIKKHIPNAITLLNLSTGLLAIIAIFRGYFDEAFIFVCLGIFLDFWDGFLARKFNVAGPLGVQLDSLADMVTCGVVPGLMMFRLFEDIQQTQPEYMLTEETFYMGFVPYLGFLITIASCYRLANFNIDTRQTDSFIGLPTPANALVIMSIPMIQYANDFEMLTAILYNPYVLLVITLISAYILNAEIPLFSLKIKEFTWSKYKMQILFLIGSLVSFFILGFVAIPLIIISYVLVSVISNKMTAKS
- a CDS encoding glycoside hydrolase family 25 protein; amino-acid sequence: MASTSYRRKPLSKRKSNSTNKWIFYFISFVLLLFVAIGIYKFRDGFLYYLGFKTDKNVAALSKEERKLADIRIYEVLHKHDEKAIGFDVSEYQSEIDWEQTYHIDESFELSFVFIRATAGKNKVDSRFKENWKASKERQLIRGAYHYYRPNENSIEQANNFIKNVKLEKGDLPPVLDIEKLPKSQSIDSLKVGLRRWLKKVEKHYKVKPIIYSGESYYNDFLKKEFSDYPLWIANYNFWRNHLEDDWLFWQFTEKAQIQGIEGMVDVNIFNGDKNKLLLKCIR
- the lptB gene encoding LPS export ABC transporter ATP-binding protein; its protein translation is MKLRAENLVKTYKKRSVVKGISVEVNQGEIVGLLGPNGAGKTTSFYMIVGLVKPNSGNIYLDDMDITNFPMYKRAQHGIGYLAQEASVFRKLSIEDNILSVLQLTTLSKAEQEAKMEELIAEFALEHIRTNRGDLLSGGERRRTEIARALATDPKFILLDEPFAGVDPVAVEDIQRIVAQLKNKNIGILITDHNVQETLAITDKTYLMFEGGILKAGKPEELASDEVVRRVYLGQNFELRRTKIDFEAPKTTIIHGKGELNLNKEE
- a CDS encoding carboxymuconolactone decarboxylase family protein, which produces MADLVKEFNDYRSKMNEKLLADNNKVIKRIFNVDTNAYMEGALDVKTKELLGLVASAVLRCDDCIKYHLETAYKNGVNKEEMMEAMGIATLVGGTIVIPHLRRAYEFWEALEESAQ
- the tatC gene encoding twin-arginine translocase subunit TatC, which gives rise to MADKNIKEMSFLDHLEELRWLLVRTSAAILICSVVAFFFSDFIFNEIIFGPKSPDFITYQFFCDLGKQFNLEETMCVTEINLPIQNREMGGQFSMHMWTSITVGFIFAFPFFLWELWKFISPALYEKEKKYAVSFIIISSFLFFIGVLFGYYLIAPLSVQFFASYIVSPEINNSIDIDSYISLMKTSAIASGLLFELPIIIFFLTKIGLVNPEFLRKYRKYTLVIVLILSAIITPPDVISQVIVAIPIMILYEASILISVLVVRSQEKEKLKA
- a CDS encoding KpsF/GutQ family sugar-phosphate isomerase, translated to MSTTDTILATAKRTLLDESKSIANLVNYLDDDFAKSVTEIYNTKGRLVVTGIGKSALIAQKIVATLNSTGTPSMFLHAAEAVHGDLGMVQPEDIIICISKSGNSPEIKVLAPLLKRFGNTLIGMTADKNSFLGKESHYILHAYVENEACPNNLAPTNSTTAQLVLGDALAVCLMEMRNFKSEDFAVYHPGGALGKKLLLRVKDMLDTTHKPMVSPDASIKKVIMEISEKRLGVTAVVDNNTVVGIVTDGDIRRMLNNRDTFADLTAQDIMTKNPKNINSTILVSEALNILENNSITQLVVIDDNEYKGILHLHDILKEGIV
- the recQ gene encoding DNA helicase RecQ; its protein translation is MNPNEIDLHKELKKYFGFNQFKGLQEQVVKSIITGNNTFVIMPTGGGKSLCYQLPALVLDGTAIVVSPLIALMKNQVDAIRSLSSESGIAHVLNSSLNKTEIAKVKKDITSGITKLLYVAPESLTKEEYIEFLNSVKLSFVAIDEAHCISEWGHDFRPEYRNLRNIVRLLGDVPMIGLTATATPKVQEDILKNLDMPDANTFKASFNRPNLYYEVRTKTKNVESDIIRFIKQHKGKSGVIYCLSRKKVEEIAQVLQVNGISAVPYHAGLDAKTRAKHQDMFLMEDVEVVVATIAFGMGIDKPDVRYVIHHDIPKSLESYYQETGRAGRDGGEGHCLAYYSYKDIEKLEKFLSGKPVAEQEIGFALLQEVVAYAETSMSRRKFLLHYFGEEFDDVNGEGADMDDNVRNPKKKVEAQDQVVTLLKMVRDTKQLFKSKEVVLALVGKVNAIIKAQKIDTQSYFGSGSGFDEKYWMALIRQVLVAGLLTKDIETYGVLKMSEKGEAFIKKPESFMMSEDHEYNEEEDEAIVTAAKSTGTADEALMSMLRDLRKKEAKKLGVPPFVIFQDPSLEDMALKYPITVEELSNVHGVGEGKAKKYGKPFVELINRYVEDNDIIRPDDLVVKSTGANSGLKLYIIQNVDRKLGLDDIAKAKGLDMDGLLKEMEQIVYSGTKLNINYWIDEILDEDQQEEIHDYFMDSESDNIKDALKEFDGDYDIEELRLMRIKFISEVAN